The following are from one region of the Acidobacteriota bacterium genome:
- a CDS encoding class I SAM-dependent methyltransferase: protein MASPGRSIPPSLEDAFFAALPGEGRAIDRAIHRDDEMLQFLRQALRGDMAQARGHYFRSGHSIAEALLQILRWRYGGLSSVPSLLDFASGYGRVTRFLAPALGAERVWVSDLYEAGIEFQRQTFGVRGFVSTVDPADLDRPERFAVIVATSLFSHLREERFHGWLQALGRLLESNGMLIFSVHDQSLLPTDRSLDASGLTFQARSESGSHDPQEYGSAWVSEDFVRRAVEGALGEVAIKRLPHGLCAFQDLYVVTRPGDVGSPLEFAAEPKFHLERCDVDSAGLELAGWTGGEPAIEAVEATFGGARATHAAVALERPEAEPFTGRRRCGWQMTLPLPDGFTGAHPLLLRTVDAEGRRQVVHLASVATSTLGCAEERLRWLQEELHRRETRWATDRDRADARHGEDQARSAQTIRELEARIAAMEASRFWKLRNLWFRLKGGGDR from the coding sequence ATGGCGTCCCCCGGCCGATCGATCCCCCCCTCCTTGGAGGACGCCTTCTTCGCCGCCTTGCCCGGCGAGGGTCGAGCGATCGACCGCGCCATCCACCGCGACGACGAGATGTTGCAGTTCCTCCGCCAGGCTCTACGCGGCGACATGGCCCAGGCCCGCGGTCACTACTTCCGCTCTGGTCACTCGATCGCCGAGGCCCTGCTGCAGATTCTGCGCTGGCGCTATGGCGGCCTCTCGTCGGTGCCGTCGCTGCTCGACTTCGCCAGCGGCTACGGCCGAGTCACCCGCTTTCTGGCCCCCGCGCTGGGCGCCGAGCGGGTCTGGGTGTCGGACCTCTACGAGGCCGGCATCGAGTTCCAGCGCCAGACCTTCGGGGTGCGAGGCTTCGTATCGACCGTCGACCCGGCCGATCTCGACCGCCCGGAGCGCTTTGCCGTCATCGTGGCGACGTCCCTCTTCAGCCACCTGCGGGAGGAACGCTTCCACGGCTGGCTGCAGGCCCTCGGCCGGCTCCTCGAATCCAACGGCATGCTGATCTTCAGCGTCCATGACCAAAGCCTGCTACCGACCGACCGATCCCTCGATGCTTCGGGGTTGACCTTTCAAGCGCGCAGCGAAAGCGGCTCCCACGACCCGCAGGAGTACGGCTCCGCCTGGGTTTCCGAAGACTTCGTGCGCCGGGCCGTCGAGGGTGCCCTCGGGGAGGTCGCGATCAAACGACTACCCCACGGATTGTGTGCCTTCCAGGACCTCTATGTCGTCACGCGACCGGGCGACGTCGGCTCGCCCCTCGAGTTCGCCGCCGAACCGAAGTTCCATCTCGAACGCTGCGACGTCGACTCTGCCGGCCTCGAGCTCGCCGGCTGGACCGGCGGAGAGCCGGCCATCGAGGCCGTCGAGGCGACCTTCGGCGGTGCTCGGGCGACCCATGCCGCGGTGGCGCTGGAACGCCCTGAAGCGGAGCCCTTCACCGGCAGGCGTCGCTGCGGCTGGCAAATGACGCTGCCCCTCCCGGACGGCTTCACCGGCGCTCACCCCCTGCTGCTGCGCACCGTCGACGCCGAGGGGCGCCGCCAGGTGGTCCACCTCGCCAGCGTCGCGACCAGCACCCTGGGCTGCGCCGAGGAACGTCTGCGCTGGCTGCAGGAAGAGCTGCACCGCCGCGAGACCCGCTGGGCCACCGACCGTGACCGGGCGGATGCCCGTCATGGCGAAGATCAGGCTCGCTCCGCCCAGACCATTCGCGAGCTCGAAGCCCGCATCGCCGCCATGGAGGCGAGTCGCTTCTGGAAGCTGCGCAACCTCTGGTTCCGCCTCAAGGGCGGCGGCGACCGGTGA